The Cydia fagiglandana chromosome 4, ilCydFagi1.1, whole genome shotgun sequence genome has a window encoding:
- the LOC134663344 gene encoding uncharacterized protein LOC134663344, with amino-acid sequence MADELLKCYEELIVIRKYLVKKGKSRFEGNITKNQLSKVNDIINRCNNFIAQFSQLKDVKSGVIEETNKLYANISSLHNEILELCSKPEAEGNTSSDSEYSEFDTMEFDLKSACSLIPLMDGTEETTKRLIDAVDMYSGMLNEPGKKSLITFVLKGRLSESAKLRMSDTYTTVELLIRDLRNSLLPKKSFTAIHSRLQNISQGWRSIDQYGSEIEKLFSELTITQAEGNSSSYDVLKPLNEKMCIKKFTDGLKDPRLSTIIAARNFSSLKDAIQAAQDEDVSRPTTSSQPEVMGMYRSQNSFNRYHRGFAHNSYRGHRHRNQRGPRQYSYGRYPQPQQGNSRGGSRGYKSRGRPARGGSYFGSRARGVTARGSLHVIRHAENGSAGQHPSAPNTESLNHFFRD; translated from the coding sequence ATGGCAGATGAATTATTGAAATGTTACGAAGAGTTAATCgtaataagaaaatatttagttaaaaAAGGGAAATCAAGGTTTGAAGGTAACATAACAAAAAATCAACTGTCAAAAGTTAATGATATTATCAATAggtgtaataattttattgcacAGTTTTCCCAACTAAAGGACGTAAAATCAGGAGTTATTGAGGAGACCAATAAATTGTATGCTAATATTAGTAGTTTGCATAACGAAATATTAGAGTTATGTTCAAAGCCTGAGGCAGAAGGAAATACAAGTAGCGATAGCGAATATAGTGAATTTGACACCATGGAGTTCGATTTAAAGTCAGCGTGTAGTCTTATACCACTTATGGATGGTACTGAGGAAACAACAAAGAGATTAATAGATGCTGTTGACATGTATTCGGGTATGTTGAACGAGCCAGGTAAAAAGTCGCTAATTACATTTGTGTTAAAAGGAAGGTTGTCTGAAAGTGCGAAATTACGTATGTCAGATACATATACGACCGTAGAGCTACTTATAAGGGATTTACGTAACTCACTTTTACCGAAAAAGTCTTTTACAGCAATCCATTCCCGACTTCAAAATATAAGTCAGGGCTGGCGTAGTATAGATCAGTATGGATCCGAAATAGAGAAACTTTTTTCTGAGTTGACTATAACTCAGGCAGAAGGTAATTCGTCGAGTTATGATgtgcttaagccgctgaacgaaaaaatgtgcattaaaaagttCACAGATGGTTTGAAGGATCCAAGGCTCAGCACCATCATTGCGGCGCGGAACTTCAGCAGCTTGAAGGATGCTATCCAGGCTGCGCAGGACGAAGATGTATCGAGGCCGACAACGTCCAGCCAACCGGAGGTCATGGGTATGTACCGCTCACAAAACTCATTTAACAGGTACCACAGAGGCTTTGCTCACAACTCGTACAGAGGCCATCGACATCGTAATCAAAGGGGTCCGCGACAGTACTCCTATGGTCGATATCCTCAACCCCAACAAGGCAACTCGCGAGGAGGCAGCCGTGGATACAAGTCACGAGGCAGGCCGGCACGAGGGGGTTCGTATTTCGGGTCCCGTGCCCGAGGGGTCACCGCTCGTGGCAGCCTGCACGTGATACGGCACGCCGAGAATGGCTCGGCCGGTCAACACCCGAGTGCCCCAAATACGGAATCGCTGAATCATTTTTTTCGAGACTGA